AGAACGCCTCGCCGATGAGCTGCGCCGCAAGAAACAAATCATGGGTGTCTTTGATGAAGGCTGTATGGGCATGTATAATGCCATCGTTCCCGATGAATTGCTCCACGAGACCGGCATTTTTAAGGAACGCCTCAGCCAGTCTTCCCTTTACGCTAAAATGCTCGCCATCTCTGACGATGAGGCCCGTGGCGTTTATCAATGGCTTCTTGATAAGGGCATGAAATTTAATATCGGCCAAGATGAAGAAAATGAGTTAACCGAGAATCAAATCCTACAACAGTGTAAAATGTATGTTGCGGCGGTTCGGATTGCTGAGGAATTCGGTTGTTCGGCAATCGGTATCCAGTATCAGCAGGGGTTAAAAGACCTCACTCCCGCTTCTGACCTTGTCGAAGGGATGCTGAATTGTTCCGACCGCCCTCCGGTTAAGTCTGAAAAAACAGGCAAAGTGATCCTGCCCGGTGAAGCCCTTACTCATTTTAATGAAGTCGATGAATGTGCCGGTATGGACGGGATGATTACCAAAATCTGTTGGAATGAACTGGGATACCAACCGGACAATACCCTGCACGACCTCCGTTGGGGCCGCCAATATAAGGATGACAAACTCGACGCCTATGTCTGGGTCTTCCTGATTTCTGGGGCCGCACCGGCTTCCCACTTTATCGGTGGTTACAAGGGAGCCTCGAGTGAACGCCAGCCCGCGATGTATTTCCGCCTCGGTGGTGGGACCATGAAG
This sequence is a window from Verrucomicrobiota bacterium. Protein-coding genes within it:
- a CDS encoding fucose isomerase; the encoded protein is MAKTLKKTVYLVANGDLRTTANAKCWPEQEKMEKIVTKAIEAQGYTVKRAHSYNRELGHGFIDSQKMGMKVFEGIPQDAPLIIAECVWQYSHHLLAGLSTHKGPILTLANWSGIWPGLVGMLNLNGSLTKAGVKYSSLWSENFDDEFFQKGLSNWLKNGEIKHKITHVRKLKDLKVSGAIQKTAERLADELRRKKQIMGVFDEGCMGMYNAIVPDELLHETGIFKERLSQSSLYAKMLAISDDEARGVYQWLLDKGMKFNIGQDEENELTENQILQQCKMYVAAVRIAEEFGCSAIGIQYQQGLKDLTPASDLVEGMLNCSDRPPVKSEKTGKVILPGEALTHFNEVDECAGMDGMITKICWNELGYQPDNTLHDLRWGRQYKDDKLDAYVWVFLISGAAPASHFIGGYKGASSERQPAMYFRLGGGTMK